CGGTGGGTTGGTGGTGTTGCATGACCTGACCGCGGCCTTGAAAGCGGAAGCGGATTTGCGGGCCTCGGAAGCCAATTATCGTGAGATATTCGAGAAGATCAGCGATACGCTTTATGTCCACGACCTGAAAACGGGGCGGATATTGGACGTGAACAACCGGGTCACCGAATTGATCGGCTATACCCGGAATGAAGTGCTTGGGTCCGATCCCGCCCTGTTCACCACCGGCAACCCCGGCTATACCCTGGCGGATGCGGCCGCCTGGATGAAAAGGGCCCAGGACGAAGGGCCCCAGATCTTCGAATGGCAGGCGCGCCATAAGAACGGGGAGGTCCGTTGGGTTGAGGTCCATTTACGCCGGACCGTCATCGGGGGGCAGGATCGCCTGTTGGCCATGGTGCGGGACATTTCGGAACGCCGCCGGTTACAAGAGACCTTGAAGGCGCAGGACTTCGTATCCTCGATCCTCGAGAACGTCCCGAACATGATCTTCGTGAAGGAGGCCAAGGACCTCCGTTTCGTCATGTTCAATAAGGCCGGGGAGGAGCTCCTGGGCCTTTCCCGGGCCGAGCTGATCGGTAAGAACGACCATGACCTTTTCCCCGCCGAACAAGCGGAATTCTTCATTTCCAAGGATCGGGCCGTCCTGAACGGGGGAAAGCTCCTGGATATCCCGGAAGAATCCATCGATACCAAGGAGAACGGCCGAAGGACCCTCCATACCCGTAAGATCCCTGTCATGGGAAAGGACGGGAAACCGCTCTATCTTCTCGGGATCTCCGAGGACGTCACGGATCAGAAAGAACGGGAAAGGCTCAGGGTCTATACGGCGGCCCTGGAGGTCAGCAACAAAGAGCTCCAGGATTTCGTCTTCGTCGCTTCCCACGACCTGCAGGAACCCTTGCGGAAGGTCCAATCCTTCGGGGAGTTCCTCCGGGACGAGTTCCAAGAGGTCCTGGGCGAGACGGGCCGCGGCTACGTGGACCGGATGCAGAATGCCGCGGGGCGGATGCAGAGGCTCATCAACGACCTCCTGGCCCTGACCCGGGTGACGACCAAGGCCAAGCCTTTCCTTCCCGTGGATATGGGCCCGGTCCTGAAGGACGTCCTTTCGGACCTTGAAGTGAGGATCGGCGAGAGGAAGGCCAAGGTCGAGGTCGGGGAAATGCCGAGGATCGAGGCCGATGCCACCCAGATGCGTCAATTGTTCCAAAACCTCATCGGGAACGCCTTGAAATTCCAAAGGCCAGGGGTGGAACCTGAGGTGAAAGTGGGCGCCCAGATCGCGGGGAACGGAAAGACCTGCCGGTTCACGGTCGAGGACAACGGCATCGGTTTCGACAACAAATACGCCGACCAGATCTTTAAGGTCTTCGAGAGACTTCACGGGAAGGACGAATATGAGGGGACCGGCATCGGGTTGGCGGTCTGCCGTAAGGTGGTGGAAAGGCACGGAGGGAGCATCCGGGCGGAAGGAAAGCCGGGGCAAGGAGCCTGTTTCATCGTTGAGCTGCCGGTCCATCACAAAGCTTGAAGCAAGGGGGGGATATGTCCGAGGACAAATCGATGCTGCCGATCCTGATGGTGGACGATGACAAGGACGACCGGTTCCTGACGGAAAAGGCACTGCGGGCGAACCGGGTCATCAATCCGATCCGATTCTTGGAGGATGGGGAGGAAATGCTCGAATATCTCCAGCGGAAGGGGAAGTTCCTGTCGCCGGGGTCCGCTCCGAAGCCTTGCTTCATCCTTTTGGACCTGAACATGCCCAAAATGGACGGCCGCCAGGCCCTGGAGATCCTCAAGGCCGATCCCGAGCTACGCCGTATCCCGGTGGTGATCCTGACCACCTCCCAAGCGGAGGAAGACATCATCCGCAGCTACAACCTGGGGGCCAACTCCTTCATCACGAAACCGATCAATTTCGACCGTTTGGTCGAATTAATGGCTTCCTTGAAAGAGTATTGGCTGGAGATCGTTGAATTGCCCACCGCGGCAACGGAGCCCGGCCATTGAGCCCATCCGGAAAGAAAACGAAGGAGGAAGGTCATGCAGGGTGATCCAACGAAAGCCCGCCCCATACTGGTGGTGGACGATGATGCCGACGACCGGATGATGATCGAGAAGGCCTTGCGGAAGGAAGGGGTCGAGAACCCCATCCGGTTCCTGGGGAACGGCGAGGAACTGATGGATTACCTTAAACGGAAAGGTGATTTCTCCAAGATCGAGGACCTGTGGCCCTGTTTCATCCTTTTGGACCTGAACATGCCCCGTATGGACGGGCGGAAGGCCCTTCTTTTCATCAAGGCCGATCCAGAGGTCAAGAAGATCCCGGTGCTGGTCCTCAGTACCTCCAACGCGGAGGAAGACATCATGAGGAGTTACAACCTGGGCGCCAACTCCTTCATCCGCAAACCGGTGAATTTCGAGGACCTGCTGGCCATGGCCCGGTCC
The genomic region above belongs to bacterium and contains:
- a CDS encoding PAS domain S-box protein; this translates as MFLDNMPIRRKLMMVLLLTSGSVLLLTWVSFITYEVVTLHRGMVDSLTTRSRIIASNVTAALAFQNESDATQVLASLKTDRRILAACVYDLKGRIFARYPGDKPAADFPDSSGTTGYRNGYLEVFAPVTEGDHPYGTIFLRSNLSALTDRYWAYAWLSASVIAGSLLLGYLLAVALQAQISGPILALSEVARKITRDQDFSLRIPKGGRDEMGTLQDSFNRMLEEVQTQQRIVLERTRLLDLVMRNMSEGIVVADQEGRMTYFNQAAERIVGKGISSQGPSQWTKEYGVFREDKVTPYPEQESPLVLAVQGKEANGVIQFLRNAGNPEGVFISVNARPLKDEDGKVNGGLVVLHDLTAALKAEADLRASEANYREIFEKISDTLYVHDLKTGRILDVNNRVTELIGYTRNEVLGSDPALFTTGNPGYTLADAAAWMKRAQDEGPQIFEWQARHKNGEVRWVEVHLRRTVIGGQDRLLAMVRDISERRRLQETLKAQDFVSSILENVPNMIFVKEAKDLRFVMFNKAGEELLGLSRAELIGKNDHDLFPAEQAEFFISKDRAVLNGGKLLDIPEESIDTKENGRRTLHTRKIPVMGKDGKPLYLLGISEDVTDQKERERLRVYTAALEVSNKELQDFVFVASHDLQEPLRKVQSFGEFLRDEFQEVLGETGRGYVDRMQNAAGRMQRLINDLLALTRVTTKAKPFLPVDMGPVLKDVLSDLEVRIGERKAKVEVGEMPRIEADATQMRQLFQNLIGNALKFQRPGVEPEVKVGAQIAGNGKTCRFTVEDNGIGFDNKYADQIFKVFERLHGKDEYEGTGIGLAVCRKVVERHGGSIRAEGKPGQGACFIVELPVHHKA
- a CDS encoding response regulator, whose amino-acid sequence is MSEDKSMLPILMVDDDKDDRFLTEKALRANRVINPIRFLEDGEEMLEYLQRKGKFLSPGSAPKPCFILLDLNMPKMDGRQALEILKADPELRRIPVVILTTSQAEEDIIRSYNLGANSFITKPINFDRLVELMASLKEYWLEIVELPTAATEPGH
- a CDS encoding response regulator, which gives rise to MQGDPTKARPILVVDDDADDRMMIEKALRKEGVENPIRFLGNGEELMDYLKRKGDFSKIEDLWPCFILLDLNMPRMDGRKALLFIKADPEVKKIPVLVLSTSNAEEDIMRSYNLGANSFIRKPVNFEDLLAMARSLKNYWLKLVELPPGNSLAHP